A single genomic interval of Stieleria maiorica harbors:
- a CDS encoding GIY-YIG nuclease family protein, with translation MLAPNHDEIGFGIDPFNPRTARPIEAVGGTSKSSLKRQISQSCPRVPGVYGMLDRRGELIYVGKSKSLRNRLLSYFSTANEDEKGGRIIENARAIQWETQPSEFAALLREQQLIRKFTPRWNVQGVPKRQRPVYLCLGRGPAPQFFLSPKIPKEYISLQGPFFGAKRMANAVDALNKVFRLRDCSQQQTFQFAEQLSLFDIDHRPGCLRLELNTCMGPCAAACTRGEYAAQVNAAESFLDGFNDEPLVVLQERMETASADRQYELAGRVQQTLKSLRYVHRKLTMLATARRKYSFVYAVPGYDGCHLWYLIHCGEVSAVAATPIGRDAYQAMKPTINGWKATLESAADRGHGPFPYTLGTVASWFRKHSQELDRTFAPEQAGRKYYRKSMTA, from the coding sequence GTGCTAGCACCAAATCACGACGAAATCGGATTCGGGATCGATCCGTTCAATCCCCGCACCGCTCGCCCGATCGAAGCCGTCGGCGGGACGTCCAAATCATCGTTGAAACGTCAGATCAGCCAGTCTTGTCCCAGAGTGCCTGGCGTCTACGGGATGCTCGATCGACGCGGGGAACTGATCTACGTCGGCAAAAGCAAATCACTTCGCAATCGGCTGCTCAGCTATTTCAGCACCGCCAACGAAGACGAAAAAGGCGGACGCATCATCGAAAACGCTCGCGCGATCCAGTGGGAGACGCAACCGAGCGAGTTTGCCGCGCTCTTGCGAGAGCAACAACTGATTCGCAAGTTCACGCCCCGCTGGAACGTGCAAGGCGTTCCCAAACGCCAACGCCCGGTCTACCTGTGCCTGGGACGCGGCCCCGCACCGCAGTTCTTTCTCTCCCCCAAGATCCCCAAGGAATACATTTCACTGCAGGGGCCCTTTTTTGGTGCCAAACGCATGGCAAACGCCGTCGACGCACTGAACAAGGTCTTTCGGCTGCGCGATTGCAGCCAACAGCAAACGTTCCAGTTTGCCGAACAACTGTCCCTGTTCGACATCGATCACCGCCCCGGTTGTCTGCGTTTGGAGCTGAACACCTGCATGGGGCCGTGCGCGGCCGCATGCACACGCGGCGAGTATGCCGCGCAAGTCAATGCGGCGGAGAGCTTCCTCGATGGCTTCAACGACGAACCGCTCGTGGTGCTTCAAGAACGCATGGAAACCGCGTCGGCCGATCGCCAGTACGAACTCGCCGGCCGGGTCCAACAGACGCTCAAATCGCTCCGCTACGTGCATCGCAAACTGACGATGCTGGCAACCGCCCGGCGCAAGTACAGCTTCGTGTACGCGGTACCCGGCTATGACGGTTGCCATCTGTGGTACCTGATCCACTGCGGCGAAGTCAGCGCGGTGGCGGCCACACCGATCGGCCGAGACGCCTATCAAGCGATGAAACCGACCATCAACGGATGGAAAGCGACTTTGGAGAGCGCCGCCGACCGCGGCCACGGCCCG